Within bacterium, the genomic segment CGTCCTTCCAGTTTTTCCGCGTTGAAATGGAACGTCATATTGACTTGCCCTAGAACGCCTGTTCGTCAATCGGATGGCAGGACAGTTGAGCCGAAAGGTCGAATAAGGGTTCGGGTTATCCCTCAAGGAGGCCGCTGCGAATGGGCTTGTTCGGGAGCCGGTCTTCGATCGGGTTAGACCTCGGGAGTCATACGCTCAAAGCCGTCGAGGTGGTTCCAGCCGGCGGGGGCTCGTTCAAGGTCACCCGCCTGGGGGTGGCCCCGACGCCGGTCGGGGCGATCACCGACGGCGTGGCAGCAAGCGCCGACGCACTCGGCCCCGCGATCAAGAGCCTGCTGTCCACCGCGGGGATCCGCGGCAACCGCGTGGTGACGGCACTCGGGGGCGAGGCCGTCATCGTCCGCGAACTGAAACTGCCTGAAATGCCCGACGCGGAACTCGAACAGGCGGTCGCGTATGAAGCCGAACGCTACCTCCCCTATGGGGTTCGGGATGTCAGCCGGGATTTTCAGGTTCTGGGTAAGGCGCCCGAGGAAGGGCAGTTGGAAATCCTGCTCGTGGCCGCCCGCAAGGAGGTCGTCAACCGTCAACTCGCCGCCCTGCAGACGACCGGTCTGTCCGCCGGGATCCTCGATGTTGCGCCGTTCTCGATGCTTCGTGCGGTCGGCCATCGGAATGGCCATGTGCCCGGGACTGTCGTGTACGTGGATCTTGGCGCGGAGAGTTCCGACATCATCATTATGGAAGGGGAGCGGCTGCGCCTGGCCCGGAACATCTCCACGGGGGGCAACGCAGTCACCAAGGCGATCGCCGAAGCCTTGAGCCTCGAGCTCCCCGCCGCCCAAGCGCTCAAGGAGGACCGGGCGCAGCTGCTGCTCGAAGGGCAGCAGCCCGAGGATCCCACGATCGTCCATCTCCACGACGCCATCCTGCCGGTGATCAACAGCATCTTCACCGAGGTTCGCCGGTCCCTTGACTACTACCAGACGCGGTCGCGGGGGCAGGCCGTCACCAAGGTCGTGCTCACCGGCGGCACCGCCAAGTTGCGCAATCTGGCCCCGTTCCTGAGCGAGGAACTCGGCCTCCCCGTGGAGGTCGGCAACCCGTTCGCCACGTTTAGGACGGAGGCGGCGTTCCCACAAGAATATCTGAACGACATTGCTCCGATGATGGCGGTCGCAGTCGGTCTTGCGCTGAGGGGGGAATAACCACGATGATAACGATCAACCTCCTAGCCCCAGGGAAACGCCGCCCGGCGGGCCCTACGCCGGGAACCGTTGTGGCGATCGGAGGGGTTGTGGCGCTGGTCGTGATCCTGGCCGCGTTCTCCCTGTACTTGGGCAGCCGGGTGTCGCGGCTGCACTCTGATCTGAACACTGTCAACAAGCAGCTCGACGCCCTCCGCCCGGTCGCGCTGGAGGTCCAGCGGCTCGACTCGTTGGTCAGGAATCTCGAGGATCGCCAAGCGCGGCTCAAGACGCTGCTGGCGATGCAGCTGCCGGCCTCTTCGTCCTTGGAGGCGATCAAAGCCGTCATCCCGAGCGATGTCTGGTTGGTCAACGTCACCACCCAGGGGGGAGGACATAACGTCCTCTTCGACGGCTATACCTTCACGTACAAGTCGGTGGCGCGCTTCATGGTTGCGCTGAGAGACACAGATCGTTTCCGGAACGTGGATCTCACCTCGACCTCGAAGGACAGAGTCGGCGAGCGTGAGGTGGTGAAGTTTCAGATCACCGGAGAATTGATCACCGGACCGTCCAGGGCCGAACACACCACGCCGCGCGACCCCCTGGCCCGGACCGCCTCCTCTGTCACGGGAGGATCCCGATGAGACCGCTGGTCCCGCGCGAGAAGTTGCTGTTGTTGATTGTGGCCCTCCTGGTCGTAGGGGTGGGGTTCTACTACCTCATCTACTCACCCAAGATGAAAGAAATCAACGTCGTCTCGCTGCAGCTGAAGACCAAGCAGGCGGAGCTCACCCGCCTTCAGGCGGAGGCCGCGAAGAAGGACCAGCTCGAGCGCCGGCTGCAGGACCTACAGCACCAGGTGGCGGAGACCGAGGCAAAGTTGCCATCGAGCAAGGAGATCCCGACATTGCTGGTCCAACTCGAGGGACTGGCGGCGCAGGTCGGCGCGAACCTGACCCTGATCCGTCCGGGCCCGACGCAGGGCCAGGCCCAGGGACAGAGCGGACAGCCTCCTCGACCCGGGGTCACGGCATCTCCCGCGCCTGGATTGGGCCTGCAACAGTTCAACCTGGAACTCAACGCCGAGGGCACCTTTGACAAGGTTCAAAGTTTCGTCCGTGGGATCGAAAACTTTCCGCGATATATTGCGATGTCCGACCTCAAGATTACGCCGCTCCCTCCCAAACAAGGCGAGAGCGCAGAGCGGCCCAGACTGGCCATCGGGCTCTCCGCGGTGACCTATTTCGTGCCCGAAAGCGGTGGAGGACGATGAAACCGCGTATCCCCAAGAAAGCGTTGGTTCCACTCTCGGTGGCGAGCACGCTCGTCGTGCTCGTCGCCGTGCTGGCGTACCTCGGCATGGCGGGTAAACCGTCACAGCCACAGTCGAGACCGGCCACTCAAGCGTCGGCCCCACTGAGGACGGCGCCGATCGTTCCGCCGGCGGTGACCCCTGCCCCCGGCGTCGCGCGCGGCGCCGGGACGACCCCAGTCGCCAAGCCGACGCCACCGGGCGGTCAAGTACCGTCTGGGACGATGGCTCCGGCGTCGCAGCCGCAGACATCGAAAGTGGCCGCGGGTTCGCCCCCTGGTGCGACCCCCCCGGGCAAGCCTGGACCGGCCGCGCCCGGGGCCAGCGCACCGGCCGGGTCTAAAGCCGATCCTGAGGTGGCCGCGGTAGGGACGGGGCAACGGGGACGCGCGGATCCGTTTTCCCCGCTCGCCGTACCGGAGTCACAGCGTGCGACGCCGGGGCCCGTGCTTCCACCCGTGCCGGGAGTGGGGCTTCCGATGCCTCCTGGCTTCGCCACGCCTGGAGGCCCCGGCCAGGCCACACCTCCACCGGGAGCCGGGATGAGGGTAGCGGGGATCATGGGATCACGCCAGCGAGTCGCCATCATCGAAGCAGAAGGCCAAACGTACATCGTCGGGGTGGGAGAACGCGTGGGCGATGCCGTCGTGATCTCGATCCTGCCCGATAAGGTCGTTATGAAGCAGAACAACACAACGTTCGAACTGGGTTTTGGAGGTGAGCGATCATCATGACCATCCCGCTGCGGGGTGCTGTACGATCCGTCTCGATCGGACTCATGCTCGTCCTCACGCTCGCGCTTTGGCCGGCCTTGCAGGCCCAGGCGGCGTCGTTGAAGGTGACGGGGGTGACCCTCAAGGAGGCCCCGAGCGAACTCCAGGTTTCTATCGTGGCGACGGGACCCGTGCGCTACCAGACCCGCGACATCCAGCCAAGCTGGATCGTCGTGGATATCCAGGGCGCGCGGCTCGGCATGCCCGCGGGGGCGTTGCCCCTGGTGAAGGGGCTCATCAGGAAAGTGCGCGTGGGCCAGTATACGGATGATGTCGTGCGGGTGGTCGTGGAGCTGAGCCAGCCCACCAAGTTTCGTCTGACCCCGGCGCCCGACAACACCGCGATCCTGGTGGGGATCACCCGTGATGCTGCGGCGCAGCCCGTTGCCGGCAAGGCGCCCGCAGCCCCGCCGGCCGTTGCGATGCCGGTGCTGCCTCCTGCTCGGGCGGAGATGGCGCAGTTGCCCCTGCCGCCGGCGACTCCGGCTCCGGGCGCTCCCAGGCCGGTGCAGGCCCCGGGGCCGTCGGCCGCCGGGACCATCTCAAGCCAGGGATTGATCAACCTGGAGCTTCGCAACGCGCAGATCGTGGACGTCATCGCCGCCCTCGCGAAGCTGGCCAACGTGAACGTCGTCACGGACTCCAGCGTGAAGGGCACGATCACCGTCCGGTTGATCAACGTGACCTTTGAGGACGCCCTCCGGTTGGTGCTGGAACCGAACGGTCTCGCCTACGCGACCGTCGGACCAAACATCATCGTCGCCACGAGGGAAAAGCTGGCGCGGCCCGTGCTCCGGCAGTACCAGGTGGCGAATATGCAGGCGGGCGCGTTTGCGGCCCAGTATCTCCCGCTCGTCGGGCTCAAGAAGGAGCAGATCGTCATCGACGACGGGACCAACTCGCTCCTCGTCGTGGGCTCGGTCGAGGATCAGGCCAAGATCGCGGATCTCCTGGCCCGGGTGGACAGTCCGGCCGAGCGGTCGGTGACCCGGGTGATCAAGATAAACTACATTGACGCCGCCACGTTCGTCGATCTCTTGGGGGCGCGGTTGCCGGACACGTCCAAAGCCGCGAAGGTCGACAAGGTCAGCAACTCGATCGTGCTCACGGCATCGGCCGGCCAAATGCAGATCATCGACGCCCTGCTGCAGCAGGTGGACACGGCGCTGCCGCAGGTCATGGTCGAGGCGATGGTCGTCGAAGTCCCCACCTCGGTGACGAAGAACCTCGGGGTAGCGTGGCAGGTGTCCACGCCGTTCACGTTCACCTCCACCGGCGGAGCGTTCGTGGTGCCTTTCGCGCCGGCGGTGGGCATCACGGCACCGGCGGTGCTGGCGACCCTCAACACGTTGATTCAAGAGAACAAATCCAAGCTGCTGGCCAACCCCCGCCTTGCCGTTCGGGACGGCGAGACGGCGAGGATGAACATCGGCGACAAGATCCCCTTCCAGGTCATCAACGCGCAGGGCGTGCCCTCCGTGGTGATCATCGAAGCCGGCGTGAAGCTGGAGATTACCCCGCGGATCAACGCGGACAACTTCGTGAGCGTCAAGATGCACCCGGAGGTGAGCAGCATCAAGACCGCCCCCGCGCCCAACGTGCCGCCCACAATCGCGACGCGCGAGGCGGACTCGTCGTTGACGGTCAAAGACGGGACGCCGATCGTGCTGGCGGGGCTCATCCAGAAGAACGACATCCAGACCACGGTGAAGGTGCCGCTCCTCGGGGATATCCCGATCATCGGGTGGCTCTTCAAGAGCGTGTCCAACGACAAGTCCGAAAACGAGGTGATCTTCGTGATCACCCCGCATATTCTCCAGAAGCAGGGGTCGTGAGGGGTGGTCCGCGTGCGCACGTTGCTCATCGCCATCGCGCTCAGCGCCCTCCTGGCAGGGGGGGCCCGGGCGGCCGTGCCTCCCTACGATGCGACGAAGATCTATCCCAATGAGGCGGCGTTCATGGCGTCCATCAAGGTCTACCAGGACGCGCTGGCCGCGAACCCCCGCGATGCCGATGCGGCATACTGGCTGGGAGATGCGTACTGGGAAGCCTCAGTCTACTACCGGAACGGCTCCATCCCCTACGGGGCCGATTACCTAGACAAGTCCATTGCATCGCTTGAGCGGGCCGTGAACATCGACGATAAATATCTCGCGGCATGGCAGTTGCTGGCGATCGCGTACCCAACGCGAAAGGCGCCCCGGCCAGGCAACGCCTTCTTCTCGCAGGCGCCGTCCGACTACGACAAGGGGTGGGCGGCGACGCAGAAGGTGGTCGCGCTCAGCCGGGATCCCGCCGCGGCCAACCGAGGGATCCCCCGCGCGGGCACGCGCAACGCTGAGGTCGCGAT encodes:
- a CDS encoding PilN domain-containing protein encodes the protein MITINLLAPGKRRPAGPTPGTVVAIGGVVALVVILAAFSLYLGSRVSRLHSDLNTVNKQLDALRPVALEVQRLDSLVRNLEDRQARLKTLLAMQLPASSSLEAIKAVIPSDVWLVNVTTQGGGHNVLFDGYTFTYKSVARFMVALRDTDRFRNVDLTSTSKDRVGEREVVKFQITGELITGPSRAEHTTPRDPLARTASSVTGGSR
- the pilM gene encoding type IV pilus assembly protein PilM, with protein sequence MGLFGSRSSIGLDLGSHTLKAVEVVPAGGGSFKVTRLGVAPTPVGAITDGVAASADALGPAIKSLLSTAGIRGNRVVTALGGEAVIVRELKLPEMPDAELEQAVAYEAERYLPYGVRDVSRDFQVLGKAPEEGQLEILLVAARKEVVNRQLAALQTTGLSAGILDVAPFSMLRAVGHRNGHVPGTVVYVDLGAESSDIIIMEGERLRLARNISTGGNAVTKAIAEALSLELPAAQALKEDRAQLLLEGQQPEDPTIVHLHDAILPVINSIFTEVRRSLDYYQTRSRGQAVTKVVLTGGTAKLRNLAPFLSEELGLPVEVGNPFATFRTEAAFPQEYLNDIAPMMAVAVGLALRGE
- the pilO gene encoding type 4a pilus biogenesis protein PilO encodes the protein MRPLVPREKLLLLIVALLVVGVGFYYLIYSPKMKEINVVSLQLKTKQAELTRLQAEAAKKDQLERRLQDLQHQVAETEAKLPSSKEIPTLLVQLEGLAAQVGANLTLIRPGPTQGQAQGQSGQPPRPGVTASPAPGLGLQQFNLELNAEGTFDKVQSFVRGIENFPRYIAMSDLKITPLPPKQGESAERPRLAIGLSAVTYFVPESGGGR
- a CDS encoding AMIN domain-containing protein — encoded protein: MTIPLRGAVRSVSIGLMLVLTLALWPALQAQAASLKVTGVTLKEAPSELQVSIVATGPVRYQTRDIQPSWIVVDIQGARLGMPAGALPLVKGLIRKVRVGQYTDDVVRVVVELSQPTKFRLTPAPDNTAILVGITRDAAAQPVAGKAPAAPPAVAMPVLPPARAEMAQLPLPPATPAPGAPRPVQAPGPSAAGTISSQGLINLELRNAQIVDVIAALAKLANVNVVTDSSVKGTITVRLINVTFEDALRLVLEPNGLAYATVGPNIIVATREKLARPVLRQYQVANMQAGAFAAQYLPLVGLKKEQIVIDDGTNSLLVVGSVEDQAKIADLLARVDSPAERSVTRVIKINYIDAATFVDLLGARLPDTSKAAKVDKVSNSIVLTASAGQMQIIDALLQQVDTALPQVMVEAMVVEVPTSVTKNLGVAWQVSTPFTFTSTGGAFVVPFAPAVGITAPAVLATLNTLIQENKSKLLANPRLAVRDGETARMNIGDKIPFQVINAQGVPSVVIIEAGVKLEITPRINADNFVSVKMHPEVSSIKTAPAPNVPPTIATREADSSLTVKDGTPIVLAGLIQKNDIQTTVKVPLLGDIPIIGWLFKSVSNDKSENEVIFVITPHILQKQGS